Proteins from a genomic interval of Pseudomonas anuradhapurensis:
- a CDS encoding glutathione peroxidase, protein MSAFHDLKLDALNGGELPLAPFKGQVVLVVNVASKCGLTPQYKALENLYQDYKDKGFNVLGLPCNQFAGQEPGSEKEIQEFCSLNYGVSFPLGAKLEVNGPHRHSLYRLLAGEGAEFPGDITWNFEKFLVGKDGRVLARFSPRTAPDDPAVVQAIEKALA, encoded by the coding sequence ATGAGTGCATTTCACGACCTGAAACTGGACGCGCTGAACGGCGGGGAGCTGCCTCTCGCCCCCTTCAAGGGCCAAGTGGTGCTGGTGGTCAACGTAGCTTCCAAGTGCGGCCTGACACCGCAATACAAGGCTTTGGAAAATCTCTACCAGGACTACAAGGACAAGGGCTTCAATGTGCTTGGCCTGCCGTGCAACCAGTTTGCCGGCCAGGAGCCGGGCAGTGAAAAGGAAATCCAGGAGTTCTGCAGCCTCAATTACGGGGTGAGCTTCCCGCTGGGAGCCAAGCTGGAAGTCAACGGGCCACATCGCCATTCGCTGTATCGCCTGCTGGCGGGCGAGGGCGCCGAATTCCCCGGCGACATCACCTGGAACTTCGAGAAGTTCCTGGTTGGCAAGGACGGGCGGGTGCTGGCGCGCTTCTCGCCGCGCACGGCGCCGGATGATCCTGCGGTGGTGCAAGCCATCGAAAAGGCGCTCGCCTGA
- a CDS encoding glycosyltransferase family 4 protein — protein sequence MNTPALRITLVSETFPPEINGVANTLGRLSEGLSQRGHKVEVVRPRQAGERPLHNDPALMLCRGWPLPGYPGLQWGEVSMHKLLRRWRRQRPDVLYIATEGPLGLSALRAARRLGVAVVSGFHTNFPQYSGQYGLGLLTRLLTHYLRWFHRRTATTLVPSLSQRLELERRGFERLALLARGVDAGLFNPARRSQALRDSWELGPDDIAVLHVGRLAVEKNLSLLRPCLDALHKAYPQKRLRLIVVGDGPQRSTLAQQLPDAVFCGAQRGEVLAEHYASGDLFLFPSLTETFGNVVLEAMAAGLAVVAYDEAAAAQHIRHGHSGALAMPGDQAAFVDAACWLLEEAETLRRVRLNARQHASRQGWPAIVEQFEGYLYSACRQTGAAAEQAQAAALRAKPGSSAPRG from the coding sequence ATGAATACACCCGCGCTACGTATCACGCTGGTCAGCGAAACCTTCCCACCCGAAATCAATGGCGTGGCCAACACCCTTGGCCGGCTCAGCGAAGGCTTGAGCCAACGCGGCCACAAGGTCGAAGTGGTGCGCCCACGCCAGGCCGGTGAAAGGCCGCTGCACAACGACCCGGCCCTGATGCTGTGCCGTGGCTGGCCACTGCCTGGCTACCCAGGTTTGCAGTGGGGCGAGGTGTCGATGCACAAGCTGTTGCGCCGCTGGCGTCGGCAGCGCCCGGATGTGCTGTACATCGCCACCGAGGGGCCTCTGGGGCTCAGCGCCCTGCGCGCCGCGCGGCGCCTTGGGGTGGCCGTGGTCAGCGGTTTTCATACCAATTTCCCGCAGTATTCCGGCCAGTACGGGCTGGGCCTGCTGACGCGCTTGCTCACCCATTACCTGCGCTGGTTCCATCGGCGCACGGCCACCACCCTGGTACCCAGCCTCAGCCAGCGCCTGGAGCTTGAACGCCGTGGTTTCGAGCGCCTGGCACTGCTGGCAAGGGGGGTCGATGCCGGCCTGTTCAATCCGGCACGCCGCAGCCAGGCATTGCGCGACAGCTGGGAGCTTGGCCCGGACGATATCGCCGTACTGCACGTCGGCAGGCTGGCAGTGGAAAAGAACCTGAGCTTACTGCGCCCATGCCTTGATGCGTTGCACAAGGCTTATCCGCAAAAGCGCCTGCGCCTGATCGTGGTCGGTGATGGCCCGCAGCGCAGCACCCTCGCCCAGCAGTTGCCCGATGCCGTGTTCTGCGGCGCCCAGCGCGGCGAGGTGCTGGCCGAGCACTATGCCAGCGGTGACCTGTTCCTGTTCCCGAGCCTGACCGAGACCTTTGGCAATGTGGTGCTCGAAGCCATGGCTGCGGGGTTGGCGGTGGTCGCCTATGACGAGGCGGCCGCAGCGCAGCATATTCGCCACGGGCACAGCGGTGCACTGGCCATGCCGGGCGACCAGGCGGCATTTGTCGATGCCGCCTGCTGGCTGCTGGAAGAAGCGGAAACCTTGCGCCGGGTGCGCCTGAATGCACGGCAGCATGCCAGCCGCCAGGGCTGGCCAGCGATTGTCGAGCAGTTCGAAGGGTATCTGTATAGCGCCTGCCGGCAAACCGGCGCGGCAGCTGAGCAAGCTCAAGCTGCCGCGCTCAGGGCCAAGCCAGGCTCATCGGCACCTCGGGGCTGA